The Eptesicus fuscus isolate TK198812 chromosome 17, DD_ASM_mEF_20220401, whole genome shotgun sequence genome has a window encoding:
- the CDHR1 gene encoding cadherin-related family member 1 produces the protein MRAALALALLRLCLAKVNLAPHFFDNGAGSSDGNMALFSLPEDTPVGSHVYTLNGTDPEGEPVSYHISFDPSTRSVFSVDPNSGNITLIEELDREVAEKVVILVTDVNDEAPRFLQEPYSVQIPEDTPAGSSIFEVHAVDKDTGSGGSVTYFLQNMPATQFTVDRHSGMLHLRAGTTLDYEKAQAHLVTVVAQDGGGQLRGVAAVFSATTTVTVSVEDVQDVGPVFVGAPFHGYVYEDMVPGSEVLTVVAMDGDRGKPNRLLYSLMNGSDDAFDINATSGAIVVTQSPAHLRREVYELRVQVTELSAAGSPAAQATVPVTIRIVDINNHPPTFYGESGPQTRFELSLSEHPPPGEILRGLKVTVKDSDQGANAKFALRLVGLEGAFRVVPQTALKEAQVTVLAENSAAIDFEKFRVLTFQLLATEVDTAEKFSATADVVVQLLDTNDNAPRFTSPHYVARVPEDAPGGSTVVAVRAVDVDTGPWGEVTYSVYGPGADLFQVHSSTGVICTQPWASLDAEATARYSFRVRAEDAGGRHDLAKVTVLLLDVNDHPPQFGQSIQEKTMVLGNPVKIEATDLDAEAPNNLVDYSITRAEPASVFDMDAHTGEIRLKSSIRSLDALRNITHNGDCTWALEVQAKDRGSPSFSTMAVLRIDITDAETLSRGPMDAFLTQTRDEPAKAVGVLAGAMAITVAITALVSTATFWHNKKSNKVLPVRRVLRRRPRPAPRAAHIKWLKCHRTEAAAKFVLKEDPPMENCNGSLGSPPSPRAPIPPPLPRVAPAPGAAPLTVPTVSGSLASPQPRGPPTRSASGSPIQWALVSELRQQFEKKSAADKVHF, from the exons ATGCGGGCCGCCCTGGCCCTGGCGCTGCTGCGCCTCTGCCTGG CTAAGGTCAACTTGGCCCCCCACTTCTTCGACAATGGGGCGGGCAGCTCTGACGGCAACATGGCCCTGTTCAGCCTCCCGGAGGACACCCCTGTCG GCTCTCACGTGTACACGCTGAATGGGACAGACCCCGAGGGCGAACCGGTCTCCTACCACATCAGCTTTGACCCCAGCACTAGAAGCGTCTTTTCTGTTGACCCCAATTCTGGAAACATCACCCTGATTGAAGAGTTGGACCGAGAG GTGGCAGAGAAAGTCGTGATCCTGGTGACTGATGTCAATGACGAGGCACCCAGGTTCCTCCAGGAGCCGTACTCGGTCCAGATTCCTGAG GACACACCTGCTGGGAGCAGTATCTTTGAGGTCCATGCTGTGGACAAGGACACGGGCTCTGGAGGAAGTGTCACCTACTTCCTGCAG AACATGCCGGCCACCCAGTTCACCGTGGACCGCCACAGCGGCATGCTGCACCTCCGGGCGGGGACCACCCTGGACTACGAGAAGGCCCAGGCCCACTTGGTCACTGTGGTTGCCCAG GACGGCGGCGGGCAGCTGCGGGGTGTGGCTGCGGTGTTCTCAGCCACCACCACGGTCACGGTCAGTGTGGAGGACGTGCAGGACGTGGGCCCCGTGTTTGTGGGCGCTCCCTTCCACGGCTACGTGTACGAGGACATGGTTCCG GGCTCTGAGGTGCTGACAGTGGTCGCCATGGATGGAGACAGGGGCAAACCCAACCGCCTTCTCTACAGCCTCATGAATG GGAGTGACGATGCCTTTGACATTAACGCCACGTCTGGAGCCATCGTGGTCACCcagagccctgcccacctccGGAGAGAGGTGTATGAGCTGCGCGTGCAG GTGACTGAGCTCAGCGCTGCAGGGAGCCCCGCTGCCCAGGCCACGGTCCCCGTCACCATCAGGATCGTGGACATCAACAACCACCCACCTACGTTCTACGGAGAGAGCGGACCCCAGACCAGGTTCGAGCTGTCCCTGTCTGAGCACCCGCCCCCGGGGGAGATCCTGCGAGGCCTCAAGGTCACCGTCAAAGACTCAGACCAG GGCGCCAATGCCAAGTTCGCCCTGCGGCTGGTGGGGCTGGAGGGCGCCTTCCGCGTGGTCCCGCAGACAGCCCTGAAGGAAGCCCAAGTCACAGTCCTCGCAGAGAACTCAGCCGCCATTGACTTTGAGAAGTTCAGAGTGTTAACCTTCCAG ctcctggccacTGAGGTGGACACGGCCGAGAAGTTCAGTGCCACCGCGGATGTGGTGGTGCAGCTGCTGGACACCAACGACAATGCCCCCCGGTTCACCTCTCCCCACTACGTTGCCAGGGTTCCCGAGGACGCCCCCGGGGGCTCCACCGTGGTGGCCGTCAGG GCTGTGGATGTGGACACAGGCCCCTGGGGCGAAGTCACGTACTCTGTCTACGGGCCCGGGGCAGACCT CTTTCAGGTCCACTCCTCCACGGGGGTTATCTGCACGCAGCCGTGGGCCAGCCTGGATGCCGAGGCCACCGCCAGGTACAGCTTCCGTGTAAGAGCAGAGGATGCGGGGGGCAGGCATGACCTGGCCAAGGTGACCGTCTTGCTGCTGGATGTCAATGACCATCCCCCCCAGTTTGGACAGAGCATCCAGGAGAAGACGATGGTGCTGGGGAACCCTGTGAAAATTGAG GCCACAGACCTGGACGCAGAGGCACCCAACAACCTGGTGGACTACTCCATCACGCGCGCGGAGCCAGCCAGCGTGTTCGACATGGATGCACACACGGGAGAGATCAGGCTCAAGAGCTCCATCCGCTCCCTGGACGCCCTGCGCAACATCACGCACAATGGGGACTGCACATGGGCcctggaggtgcaggccaaggacCGTGGCTCCCCATCCTTCAGCACCATGGCCGTCCTCAGGATTGACATCACAGACGCTGAG ACGCTGTCCCGGGGCCCCATGGACGCCTTTCTGACACAGACCAGAGACGAACCTGCGAAGGCTGTGGGTGTGCTGGCCGGTGCCATGGCCATTACCGTGGCCATCACTGCCCTTGTGTCCACGGCCACCTTCTGGCACAACAAGAAGTCCAACAAGGTCCTGCCAGTGCGGCGTGTGCTTCGCAggcggccccgccctgccccccgcgCCGCCCACATCAAGTGGCTCAAGTGCCACAGGACCGAGGCTGCAGCCAAGTTTGTTCTCAAAGAGGATCCGCCCATGGAGAACTGCAACGGCAGCCTGGGGAGCCCCCCATCCCCCAGAGCCCCAATACCCCCTCCTCTACCCAGAGTGGCACCCGCGCCGGGGGCAGCCCCCCTGACTGTGCCCACAGTCTCTGGCTCACTCGCCTCTCCGCAACCTCGAGGGCCACCCACGCGCAGCGCCTCGGGGAGCCCCATCCAGTGGGCTCTGGTCTCCGAGCTCAGGCAGCAGTTTGAGAAGAAGAGTGCAGCTGACAAGGTGCACTTTTAG